In Spirosoma sp. KUDC1026, the sequence ACAACAAGCTCAGGCGCGTCAGCACTGGTGCAACCGCTGGCAGGGCGAAGACCGATGGGGTAACGACAAATCGAATGATCGGGAATAAGCTGGCGTTAATCTCAACTCATACCAGTCCCCAAGCTAGTATACTTCATTAATAGCGTAGTCAGTTATTCATTTTATTCATCTACGGTATCTTACGCCTTTACCCTCATTTCTCAAAGTGTCTCTCCTTTATAATCATCTCTTTGTCTTTCCAGGCTGTAGAAACACTGCCAAATAATATAACGGTAGCCATTTATGCAATGATGACTACGGCCTCAACCAGATTGTCTGGTCAATGCCCCTATTCTTCCACTTTGTAGTCTTCGATCAAAACTGACTTAGCTAAGGTTCTCTACATTGAGCTGGCAAACCGTTAACACTCTCAACAAGGATTAACCTTGATTATGAGCAACTTTTATTTTAAATTTACAGTTGTAAAAATAAAAACGTAAAAAATGACGTACATCAGCGCACAACCGGAGATAACGACATCCTGGGACGACATCTGTTTTCCGATAGAGCCGGTGCTGCTGGCGGATCTATTACCTGATTACGACATCATCGCTACCGACCGCCAAAAACTAATCGTGGGGCAACGGGCGGGCGGGCGTAAAACGTTGTTTGGTATTCAGAGCGCTGATTATACGATTATCCCCAATCGAGCTATCCAGGAAGTCGTTGATGAGCTAATTCCGGATTACCAGCTCCTGATTAAACACACCAACACAGGTGAGTTTAGTATCAGCATTATCTTGCCTTCATCACTGTCGGTAGGCAGTGAGCAATTACAGCGCAGCCTGACTATTACCAATAGCTACAATGGGAAAACACCATTCAGTATTCAGGGGAAACCGCTGACGGCTCTATTAGATCCGGCAACGCATCTGGGCAGTAGCGTGTACCGCAACGTTTGTCAGAACGGATTGCTGGGCTGGGCTGATACTTTTGTCGACCTGGCTACCTATCAAAACTGGTTGGGTCATCTGGCAAAGGGGCCGATAAAAACACCGGCGGTCAAGACGCCGTCCTCTTCCCGATCACTACGGACAGCACCGGACATTCGTAAGCTTCATCAAAGTGCGCTAACAATCCCGCTTTTTCAGCAGCAACTGAATGAGTTACTGCTCGATCATCTAGCAACGGGCGTTACGTTAACGGCTACCGTATATGACCATTTTCAGCAAACAAACATAGTGGGAAATTATGAGCACGTTCTTCGGCAATTGCCTGTCCCTGTTCAGCTAGCTAAACAGGCTCGCGATCGGCTGCGGCTGGAAGAACGACTCTTGGACAAACCAGCCTCCTACTGGCTATTGTACAATGCTGTCAATTATGCCTTGTTTACCAGCCGCAGCAGCCTAACACTCAACGATCGGTATCGTCTGGACGAGCGGGTGTTTCATCATCTGGCTGCTCAGGCTTACGCCTGATCGCTGTTTCTACCCGCAGTGAATGTCCCCTGTTTATGTACCCTTTTAAACTCAACCGATATGTATTCACCTGATGTAGCCCTGGGATTAGGTAGCGTCGTTTATGCGCTAGCCAAGCTAGACGGAGATTTCCATAGAAAAGAAGCGCAGACTGTTCGATATCTGCTGGCTGATGAGCCGTATAGCGACTTAGCCATCTGTGCCTGTTTTTTACGGGATAACGCGGGTGAGACTGTTGGTGAGGCCCGCGCATTTAGCCTGCGCCGGATGAGCGATAAACGCATTGAATTAAACGCACAGACTAAAAAGCGGTTCATTGCTATCTTACTACGCGTGGCTCGGGCTCACGAAGGTATATCACGAGAAGAGCGGTCTTTCATTCGCCAGTTCTGGCGGGAATTACAACGGATTTAAGGATACTCACCTGGTTCCTTACCGCCTGTTACCGTAATACGTACCCAATTGACTACCACTCAGTCTACTGCACTACGACAGTACCGGAAGGGATTCTGTCAATCTTATTAACGTCAATCGCACATGTCAACCTTCATACATCATGACACCTTCTGCCAACACTCGTTCGCGCACGCGCTCTGTCTTGCTGATTATTTATTTAATAGGTCTGATTCTGACCAGTATCTTCTTGAGTCGCCGGCGGGCTCATAACGTTCAGGAAACCTCCTCTTCCATCTTCGAAGATCGACTGTTACCAACGAACATGCTGGTCAATCTAACGGCAACTGTTTATCGCAAACGACTGCTGTTAGAGACCTACGTATTGGCAACTCCCCAACCGGATATAAATGCAACAGGAGCATCACTTAACCGACTCAACCGGCGAACGGATTCTTTACTGACAGAATTTAGTAAGACCTCGCTGACAGTTAAGGAGGCCGAACAACTGCGCTTATTGAAACAGCAGCTAGCCGTTTATAATCAATTGGAAGGGGAGTTATCAACTCATTTGCTTGATCAACAGACCGCCCAAAAAGCTCTGTTTGCCGGTAGTGGTAGTACAGCCTTTGGGCAGGTAGCTCAAACGCTCGATGAGCTGGCTAATCTACAGGTTCAGGTTGGTGAAGAACTACTGGCTGAATCACGTGGAGAGACCAATTACATCTATGTCCTTACGGCGTTACAAATCGGATTGGTGCTGCTGATCGGGCTGAGTTTGTTCTGGTATCGCTTTTAACAAAGGCGCAGAACGGGAACGATTTGGCATTCCCGTTCTGCTTACGTTCCGATCAAGACAGTATAACAGCTAGATATAACTATACTGCGTCCCAGCAATCAGCCCATCCTTACAGTTTACATCAATACTGGTTTGCCCGCCGGAAATAACCTTAGTAAGTTTGTACACTCGAAAAACGTACTACGTATGATTCGCTTTTTCTTACTCGCTGGTTTATTGTCACTGGCTGGTGTGACGTCGGCCCAAACGACGACTCCTGCATCATCTACTGCGTCAGGGAACACTCTTTCATCCAGTGCGGCCAGCCAGACACCAACAACTGAGGCTGAAGCCAAAGCTCGTGATGCGGAATATGCCCAATGGAAAACCCGGTACGCTGCAAATCGGGCGTGGGTTGCCAATGAGATCAAGGAAATCCGCAGCGAAATTGCTACGCTGAAACAACGGAAACCGGGGGTTGACGAAACCTATTCCGATCTGCTCAACGGTTCCATCAACAACTGGAACCGCGACCGGACCGACTACGGCGACCCCGAGCAATTTGCCGATTGTAAGGAGGTTCTTGTCAATCTGAAAACATCCGTTCGGAACGAACTGACCAAAAAATAAGCTGTTTGGCTACGTAACAACGGGGCGTTTGTGGAGGTCAGGTCAGGCTGATGTACCTCCACAAACACCCCGTTAGTTTATTAATCCTCCCGCCCTTCTTTCCGGTTTGCATCGGCCATGCGGACGATCTTAGGCGAAAACTTCGCCAGCACCGCTACGAGATCGCGCTGAGCATCGATTACGGTTTCGATGTTCTTGTACACCATCGGCGCTTCATCCAGGTCACTGCCAATCAATTGAATTCCGGCTTCCCGAAGCGCCTGATCCAGCATGGGCCGCGTAATGGATGAAAAAGCTTTGGTGCGCGACATCAGGCGACCCGCTCCATGTGAGGCAGAATTCAGCGAATCGGCATTACCCAATCCACGAACGACAAAGCCCGGCTGTGTCATCGATCCCGGAATAATACCCAATACGTTGCTCCCGGCAGGGGTTGCCCCCTTGCGGTGAACAATCACCTCACATCCGTCCGCTAATTGCTCTTTCCAGGCAAAATTGTGGTGGTTCTCGATCATTACCAGCGGTTGTTCGTTCAGTGCTTTTGCCAGCTTGTTGTGGATTTCGTGGTGGTTTGCCGATGCGTACTCACCAGCCAGATTCATCGCGATCCAATACTCCTGTCCTTCTTCGGTGTCCAGATCAAGCCAGGCCAGGTGAGCGGCTTCTTTTGGTAAGCGCGTCTTCTGCATGGCTAGTTTGGAATAATAATTCGCTACGTTCCCCCCGAAGCCTCGTGAACCCGAATGCGAGAGTAGTGCCAGGTATGAACCCGGTGGCAGCGTCAGTCCCGCCTGATCAGCGTTCGTTTCGTGTTCGTAAACGTCGATGATCCCCCACTCGACAAAGTGGTTGCCGGTGCCGGAACTGCCCAGTTGACGATACGCTTTGTCTTTCAGGTCACGAATCACTTTGGTAGCCTGCCACTCGGGTAAGTCCATCACGCTCTCGTCGAACTTTGCGCGGGTTTCGCCCCCGATTCCGAATTTAGTCTGCTCCACCAGTGACTTTTTCAGCAGCTGCGATTCCCGTTCCAGAAAAGCCGGTGGCAGATCGAATACCGACAGGCACATCCGGCAGGCAATGTCAACACCTACCGCGTAGGGAATGACGGTATTGGCTTCCGTCGCCAGAACGCCCCCGATGGGTAGACCATACCCCTGGTGAGCGTCGGGCATGAGCGCCCCCGCTACCGAAATAGGCAGACTAGCCGCCGTGCGCATCTGTAGTAACGCGCCTTCCTCGATCTGATCCGCTCCGAATACAGCATAGGGCAATGGTTCCGGCCGTAGGTCGAACGCACTTTGCGCCTGTTTCTCGGCAGTGTCCAATACGTAAGGCGCTGGCTCAGCCGGCAGATAGGTTGCGCCTGCTTCGCTAAGTGGAACGGAAATCCCCTGTTTGTTCAGGTCATAAATTTGCCGGGCCAGATTCGTCACCTTGTTTTTTGAATACGCAAACTTCTTCGGGTCCCGGAGCAGTTGTGCCAGCATGCCCATTACTTTTTCTTTGGAGTAGTCGGCCCGTTGTATAAGGCCGTTGGCAACACGAAGGAAAGACGAGTGTAACTCGTCGGGAATTGGTCCTAGCGTCAGAATATCGTCAATAATAATTAGAGGTTCCATTGGAGAAAGTGGTTTCGTAGGGGTCTGACAGACAGCACCAACAGACTGATACGTTTTCAGAGTTAAGGTTTTTTAGTCGCGCGTTCGCGGACGAAAAGATGCTTGAGCTGATCGACCATTGAGCCATCGTTCGACACAGAGATCGAATTGATCTTATCAGCAATCTTCTCGACGTACTCCATTTCCTTCAGCTTCCAGAGCATTTCGTTGTCTTCCATCAGTTTGGCGGTGTTCAGCAGACTGCGGGTCGACGCGGTCTCCTCCCGGCGCATGATGCTGTTGGCCTGCGCTTTCTTTTCAGCCATGAGTACCTGGTTCATAATGTCGCGCATGTCGCCCGGCAGGATAATGTCGCGAACGCCACCGCCCCGCAGATCAACGCCCAGTTGAGCGGCTTTCTGCGTTGTGGCAGCCAGCACAAACGGTGCGAGTTCGCCTTTGCGGTCCAGCAGTTCATCGAGCGTCAGACCGCCAACATATTCCCGCAAAGCCAACTGAACGGCGACGTAGAGCTGCTTATCGTACTCCCGGTTTTCCACCAGTGCCTTAATGATGTCCCCAACCTGGTACTGCAGGTAGAAGCTCAGCCGCAGCGACGCTTTGTCTTTGGTCAGCATTTCCTGCCCCGACACTTCCATCTGTTGCTGGCGCGTGTCGGCCTTAACGACCTGGATGGGCGTGCTATTTTTCCACCAGTGATACGTCCCCGGCGTTACGATCCGGTCAAATTTCCAGTCGATGAACAGGACGCCCCGTTCGTGCGCTTCGACCGTAAACGACCGAACGTAAGAAGATAATGATGTGGATAGAAGTGATGATAAAGCAATAGTATCCGGGATAACGATCTGGCTCAGATCGGCTTTGACGTATTCGTACTGTTTGACGCCTTTCCAGAACGCCCATCGCCCGGCTGGTAGCACCGCGCGGAATAGTCG encodes:
- a CDS encoding RtcB family protein, translated to MEPLIIIDDILTLGPIPDELHSSFLRVANGLIQRADYSKEKVMGMLAQLLRDPKKFAYSKNKVTNLARQIYDLNKQGISVPLSEAGATYLPAEPAPYVLDTAEKQAQSAFDLRPEPLPYAVFGADQIEEGALLQMRTAASLPISVAGALMPDAHQGYGLPIGGVLATEANTVIPYAVGVDIACRMCLSVFDLPPAFLERESQLLKKSLVEQTKFGIGGETRAKFDESVMDLPEWQATKVIRDLKDKAYRQLGSSGTGNHFVEWGIIDVYEHETNADQAGLTLPPGSYLALLSHSGSRGFGGNVANYYSKLAMQKTRLPKEAAHLAWLDLDTEEGQEYWIAMNLAGEYASANHHEIHNKLAKALNEQPLVMIENHHNFAWKEQLADGCEVIVHRKGATPAGSNVLGIIPGSMTQPGFVVRGLGNADSLNSASHGAGRLMSRTKAFSSITRPMLDQALREAGIQLIGSDLDEAPMVYKNIETVIDAQRDLVAVLAKFSPKIVRMADANRKEGRED
- a CDS encoding TerB family tellurite resistance protein produces the protein MYSPDVALGLGSVVYALAKLDGDFHRKEAQTVRYLLADEPYSDLAICACFLRDNAGETVGEARAFSLRRMSDKRIELNAQTKKRFIAILLRVARAHEGISREERSFIRQFWRELQRI
- a CDS encoding MCP four helix bundle domain-containing protein, which encodes MTPSANTRSRTRSVLLIIYLIGLILTSIFLSRRRAHNVQETSSSIFEDRLLPTNMLVNLTATVYRKRLLLETYVLATPQPDINATGASLNRLNRRTDSLLTEFSKTSLTVKEAEQLRLLKQQLAVYNQLEGELSTHLLDQQTAQKALFAGSGSTAFGQVAQTLDELANLQVQVGEELLAESRGETNYIYVLTALQIGLVLLIGLSLFWYRF
- a CDS encoding slipin family protein; translated protein: MKTVHIQTWQIGLVFKQGGFKRLLSEGTHWLWPGETVHTYNRGERLQNPPVDLAILMTYPDVAAVLDVITVPNNEIALQYELTDSVRLFRAVLPAGRWAFWKGVKQYEYVKADLSQIVIPDTIALSSLLSTSLSSYVRSFTVEAHERGVLFIDWKFDRIVTPGTYHWWKNSTPIQVVKADTRQQQMEVSGQEMLTKDKASLRLSFYLQYQVGDIIKALVENREYDKQLYVAVQLALREYVGGLTLDELLDRKGELAPFVLAATTQKAAQLGVDLRGGGVRDIILPGDMRDIMNQVLMAEKKAQANSIMRREETASTRSLLNTAKLMEDNEMLWKLKEMEYVEKIADKINSISVSNDGSMVDQLKHLFVRERATKKP